The following coding sequences are from one Mycolicibacterium aichiense window:
- a CDS encoding class I SAM-dependent methyltransferase encodes MTRTDNDTWDLASSVGATATLVAAARAAASREHDPLIDDPFAEPLVRAVGVDFFTKMASGDLPNPDDDSAMGVTRMTDNMAVRTKFFDEFFLGAADAGVRQVVILASGLDSRAYRLDWPAGMVVYEIDQPDVIAFKTQTLAEQGAAPTCDRRPVAIDLRNDWATALREAGFDPQAPTAWSAEGLLGYLSPDAQDRLLDTITDLSAPGSRVAIDAAPPSNPEEQEESREKMQTISQHWRDNGFDLDFGSLVYLGERNEASDYLTDHGWQVDRSPVNDLLAAGRRGTFDDDEPMGKLYYLSAIYGGAR; translated from the coding sequence ATGACGCGTACCGACAACGACACCTGGGACCTGGCCTCCAGTGTGGGTGCCACCGCGACTCTGGTCGCCGCTGCCCGCGCGGCGGCGAGCCGGGAGCACGACCCCTTGATCGACGACCCGTTCGCCGAACCCCTGGTGCGGGCCGTCGGCGTCGACTTCTTCACGAAGATGGCCAGCGGCGACCTGCCGAACCCGGACGACGACAGCGCCATGGGCGTCACCCGGATGACCGACAACATGGCGGTGCGCACGAAGTTTTTCGACGAGTTCTTCCTGGGCGCCGCCGACGCCGGTGTCCGTCAGGTCGTCATCCTCGCCTCCGGCCTCGACTCCCGTGCCTACCGACTGGACTGGCCGGCCGGCATGGTCGTCTACGAGATCGACCAGCCCGACGTCATCGCGTTCAAGACCCAGACGCTGGCCGAGCAGGGCGCCGCACCCACGTGTGACCGCAGGCCGGTGGCGATCGATCTGCGCAACGACTGGGCCACCGCGCTACGCGAGGCAGGCTTCGACCCGCAGGCGCCCACCGCGTGGAGCGCCGAAGGTCTGCTGGGCTACCTCTCGCCGGACGCGCAGGACCGTCTGCTGGACACCATCACCGACCTGTCCGCTCCCGGGAGCCGGGTGGCCATCGACGCCGCGCCGCCGTCGAACCCCGAGGAACAGGAAGAGTCGCGCGAAAAGATGCAGACCATCTCGCAGCACTGGCGCGACAACGGCTTCGACCTCGACTTCGGCTCGCTGGTCTATCTGGGCGAGCGCAACGAGGCCAGCGACTACCTGACCGACCATGGCTGGCAGGTCGATCGCTCCCCGGTCAACGACCTGCTGGCCGCCGGCCGGCGCGGGACCTTCGACGACGACGAGCCGATGGGCAAGCTCTACTACCTCAGCGCCATCTACGGCGGCGCCCGATGA
- a CDS encoding class I SAM-dependent methyltransferase, translated as MSRSDSDSWDLATSVGTTATMVAAARAVASREENALIDDPFAAPLVRAVGIEVFTKMVDGDIDMAAMDGSETARVMTGVMAVRTRFFDDFFLTAAAAGVRQAVILASGLDSRSYRLDWPAGTVVYEIDQPQVIDFKTETLAALGASPTADLRTVSVDLRDDWPAALRANGFDATLPTAWSAEGLLVYLPPEAQDRLLDNITALSAPGSRIATEYHPDGGRGLAERSKAISDQWRERGLDINMSDLFYDGERNPVIGYLEQQGWQVGSQARADLFAAYGRPFPETTLTESLRNSVSVTAIRK; from the coding sequence ATGAGCCGCAGCGACTCCGACTCCTGGGACCTGGCCACCAGCGTCGGCACCACCGCCACCATGGTGGCCGCCGCCCGCGCGGTGGCCAGCCGCGAAGAGAACGCCCTTATCGACGATCCGTTCGCCGCTCCCCTGGTCCGCGCCGTCGGGATCGAGGTCTTCACGAAGATGGTCGACGGCGACATCGACATGGCAGCCATGGACGGCTCCGAGACCGCCCGGGTGATGACCGGTGTGATGGCGGTGCGGACCCGTTTCTTCGACGACTTCTTCCTGACTGCGGCCGCCGCCGGAGTGCGACAGGCGGTCATCCTGGCCTCCGGCCTGGACTCTCGGTCGTATCGGCTGGACTGGCCGGCGGGCACCGTGGTCTACGAGATCGACCAGCCCCAGGTCATCGACTTCAAGACAGAGACGCTGGCCGCGCTCGGCGCTTCCCCTACAGCGGATCTCCGCACGGTCAGCGTCGACCTGCGCGACGATTGGCCGGCCGCACTGCGGGCCAACGGTTTCGACGCCACCTTGCCGACCGCCTGGAGCGCCGAAGGCCTGCTCGTCTATCTGCCACCGGAAGCCCAGGACCGGTTGTTAGACAACATCACCGCGCTGTCCGCGCCCGGCAGCCGGATCGCCACTGAATACCACCCGGACGGCGGCCGCGGTCTGGCTGAGCGCTCCAAGGCGATCAGCGACCAATGGCGCGAACGAGGGCTGGACATCAACATGTCCGATCTGTTCTACGACGGAGAACGAAACCCCGTCATCGGCTACCTCGAACAGCAAGGCTGGCAGGTCGGCTCCCAGGCGCGAGCAGACCTGTTCGCCGCGTACGGACGCCCCTTCCCCGAGACCACCCTGACCGAATCACTGCGGAACTCCGTGTCCGTCACCGCAATCCGGAAGTAG
- a CDS encoding class I SAM-dependent methyltransferase — MSQTNSRYDGDTWDLASSVGATATSVAASRALASRGPDALIHDPYAEVLVKAVGVESLIRVANGEANIEDDPMLNRRRMTEQIAVRTRFFDDVFTNAARDGITQAVILASGLDTRAYRMSWPAGSVVFELDQPQVIEFKTRVMADLGVSPTADRRTVAVDLRDDWPTALREHGFDITQPTAWIAEGLLIYLPPEAQDRLLDNVTALSAPGSRFATEFMAAGTTLPDSWRDRFKKYSAQIGSDIDLPALFYDGERNSAGDYLAERGWRISTVSTRESYAANGFDLPDDETLVQFSDSTGYLTATRSQEQ; from the coding sequence ATGAGCCAGACAAACAGCCGATACGACGGCGACACCTGGGACCTGGCATCCAGCGTCGGCGCCACCGCGACATCGGTCGCGGCATCGCGCGCGCTGGCCTCCCGCGGCCCGGACGCACTCATCCACGACCCGTACGCCGAGGTACTCGTCAAGGCCGTGGGCGTGGAGTCCCTCATCCGGGTCGCCAACGGCGAAGCCAACATCGAGGACGACCCGATGCTCAACCGGCGCCGGATGACCGAGCAGATCGCCGTGCGCACCCGGTTTTTCGACGACGTGTTCACCAACGCCGCCCGCGACGGCATCACCCAGGCCGTCATCCTGGCCTCGGGTCTGGACACCCGCGCCTACCGGATGAGCTGGCCCGCCGGCTCGGTGGTGTTCGAGTTGGACCAGCCTCAGGTCATCGAATTCAAGACCCGCGTGATGGCCGACCTGGGGGTCTCGCCGACCGCCGATCGCCGCACCGTCGCGGTCGACCTGCGCGATGACTGGCCGACGGCATTGCGGGAACACGGTTTCGACATCACCCAGCCGACGGCGTGGATCGCCGAGGGCTTGTTGATCTATCTGCCGCCGGAGGCCCAGGACCGATTGCTGGACAACGTCACCGCGTTGTCGGCACCGGGAAGCCGATTCGCCACCGAATTCATGGCCGCCGGAACGACACTGCCGGACAGCTGGCGCGACAGGTTCAAGAAGTACTCGGCACAGATCGGCTCCGACATCGACCTGCCTGCCCTGTTCTACGACGGCGAGCGCAACTCGGCGGGCGACTACCTCGCCGAGCGCGGGTGGCGCATCAGCACGGTGAGCACCCGGGAATCCTACGCCGCCAACGGCTTTGACCTGCCCGACGACGAGACGCTGGTGCAGTTCAGCGACAGCACCGGTTACCTGACCGCCACCCGATCACAGGAGCAGTGA
- a CDS encoding class I SAM-dependent methyltransferase, whose product MTRTNDDSWDLTSSVGATATAVAAGRALATSDPRRLVNDPFADPLVRAVGIDFFIKMIDGELDTSAFGDLAPERVQSMIDAMGVRAKFFDDYFISATGTGIRQAVILASGLDARAYRLPWPSGTVVFEIDQPDVIAFKTGVFDDLGVQPTAQRHTVGIDLREDWPAALRAAGFDPSLPTAWLAEGLLVYLPSEAQDRLFDTITELSAPGSAVATEFVPGIMDFDPSKGTAMTAQAREQGLDIDMGSLVYAGPRSHVMEYLTGKGWDVTGVADEELFRQLGLPPRPERDDNDPFGEIVYVSATLG is encoded by the coding sequence ATGACCCGAACCAATGACGACAGCTGGGACCTGACCTCCAGCGTCGGCGCCACCGCGACAGCCGTGGCCGCCGGACGCGCGCTGGCCACCAGCGACCCGCGGCGGCTGGTCAACGACCCGTTCGCCGATCCCCTGGTTCGCGCGGTCGGCATCGACTTCTTCATCAAGATGATCGACGGCGAACTGGACACCTCGGCATTCGGCGACCTCGCTCCCGAGCGTGTGCAGTCGATGATCGACGCAATGGGCGTGCGGGCCAAGTTCTTCGACGACTACTTCATCTCGGCGACCGGAACCGGCATCCGGCAGGCCGTGATTCTGGCGTCCGGTTTGGATGCCCGCGCATATCGGCTGCCGTGGCCGTCGGGCACCGTGGTGTTCGAGATCGATCAGCCCGACGTCATCGCGTTCAAGACCGGAGTGTTCGACGACCTCGGTGTTCAGCCGACCGCCCAGCGCCACACCGTCGGCATCGATCTGCGCGAGGACTGGCCGGCCGCACTGCGCGCCGCCGGCTTCGACCCGAGCCTGCCCACCGCGTGGCTGGCTGAGGGACTGTTGGTCTATCTGCCGTCCGAAGCACAGGACCGGTTGTTCGACACGATCACCGAGCTGAGCGCGCCCGGCAGCGCCGTGGCCACCGAATTCGTGCCCGGAATCATGGATTTCGACCCGTCGAAGGGGACGGCGATGACCGCCCAGGCCCGCGAACAGGGCCTCGACATCGACATGGGGTCGCTGGTCTACGCCGGCCCTCGCAGCCACGTGATGGAGTACCTCACCGGGAAGGGCTGGGATGTCACCGGGGTCGCCGACGAGGAGCTGTTCCGCCAGCTCGGACTGCCGCCCAGGCCCGAGCGGGACGACAACGACCCGTTCGGTGAAATCGTCTACGTCAGCGCCACTCTGGGCTGA